One window of Calonectris borealis chromosome 28, bCalBor7.hap1.2, whole genome shotgun sequence genomic DNA carries:
- the R3HDM4 gene encoding R3H domain-containing protein 4 — translation MVVLRGGAGPEEPFPRIEDCLPPLEDSPSKRFSPSKRKQYYINKAIRNSDLIPRAKGRKSLQRLENTRYLMTLLERDECGSDEGELAHSASPSIFTEACNNETYVEIWNDFMNRSGEEQERVLLYLEEEARKKHKRKLPVKNEDKWKEHPAYTPKECFQRISRRLRSTLKRGRIPMGTLEGLEEELLAFFSVTPHSVYTALMDNSFERLLLHALCQYMDLVSASSDIEGKRQMKVSNKHRVFLPPELLLSDYLGQMS, via the exons ATGGTGGTgctgcggggcggcgcgggccccGAGGAGCCCTTCCC GAGGATCGAGGACTGCCTGCCCCCTCTGGAGGACTCCCCGTCCAAGAGGTTCTCCCCCTCCAAGCGAAAGCAGTATTATATCAACAAGGCCATCCGCAACTCGGACCTCATCCCCCGGGCCAAGGGACGCAAGAGCCTGCAGAGGCTGGAGAACA CTCGTTACCTGATGACGCTTCTGGAGCGAGATGAATGCGGGAGCGACGAGGGAGAGCTCGCCCACTCCGCCTCCCCAAGCATCTTCACCGAAGCCTGTAACAACGAGACCTACGTGGAG ATCTGGAACGACTTCATGAACCGGTCGGGAGAAGAGCAAGAGCGAGTCCTGCTCTACCTGGAGGAGGAGGCCAGGAAGAAGCACAAGAGGAAGCTGCCCGTCAAGAACGAAGACAAGTGGAAAG AGCACCCTGCCTACACGCCCAAGGAGTGTTTCCAGCGCATCAGCCGCCGCCTGCGCTCCACCCTGAAGCGGGGCAGGATCCCCATG GGGACGCTGGAGGGcctggaggaggagctgctggcctTCTTCTCCGTCACCCCTCACTCCGTCTACACAGCGCTGATGGACAACAG ctTCGAGCGACTCCTGCTCCACGCGCTCTGCCAGTACATGGACCTCGTCTCTGCCA GTTCGGACATCGAAGGGAAACGTCAAATGAAAGTGAGCAACAAACACCGTGTCTTCCTGCCCCCCGAGCTCCTGCTCTCAGACTACCTGGGGCAGATGAGCTGA